A stretch of the Bacteroidota bacterium genome encodes the following:
- a CDS encoding low molecular weight phosphotyrosine protein phosphatase, giving the protein MQKILMVCLGNICRSPLAEGILREKTNQLGISVFIDSAGTSNYHIGEHPDKRTVANAFKHGVDISKLKGRQFTQEDFDQFDTIFVMDSSNYTNVIALARDEKDIKKVELILNRLYPNENRAVPDPYFGGEQGFEDVFVLLDRVCTQIASTLIKS; this is encoded by the coding sequence ATGCAAAAAATTTTAATGGTATGCCTTGGAAACATTTGCAGATCTCCTCTTGCAGAAGGCATACTTCGAGAAAAAACAAATCAACTTGGCATTTCTGTTTTTATTGATTCTGCGGGGACTTCAAATTATCATATTGGTGAGCACCCCGACAAACGAACTGTTGCCAACGCCTTCAAACATGGTGTCGACATTTCTAAATTAAAAGGCCGGCAATTCACCCAAGAAGATTTTGATCAATTTGATACCATTTTTGTAATGGATAGCTCCAACTATACAAACGTAATTGCATTGGCTAGAGATGAAAAGGATATTAAAAAAGTAGAACTCATCTTAAATCGATTGTATCCAAACGAAAACAGGGCTGTTCCCGATCCTTATTTTGGAGGCGAACAAGGCTTTGAAGATGTTTTTGTACTTTTAGACCGTGTATGCACACAAATTGCATCCACTTTAATTAAATCATAA
- a CDS encoding SAM-dependent methyltransferase: MISKGILYLIPTTLGENAETAEVIPTKIYELINTIDEYIVENEKTARHYLKRLGIKKPLQEIVLHTLNQHTQPVEISAYLNSIQEGKNIGVISEAGCPGVADPGSEVVRLAHLNNIKVVPLVGPSSILLALMASGFNGQSFAFNGYLPKERGERIKKIKELEKLVYNKSQTQLFIETPYRNMHILEDVLASCEPKTRLCIACDITLPTEFIKTKSIGEWKKQIPEIAKRPTLFLIYK, translated from the coding sequence ATGATTTCAAAAGGTATCCTTTATCTTATCCCAACAACGCTGGGCGAAAATGCTGAAACGGCAGAGGTTATTCCGACCAAAATCTACGAACTCATCAACACCATTGATGAATACATCGTTGAAAATGAAAAAACAGCCCGACATTATCTCAAACGTTTAGGAATAAAAAAGCCTTTGCAAGAAATTGTTTTACATACCCTCAATCAACATACTCAGCCTGTTGAAATATCCGCCTATTTAAATTCCATTCAAGAAGGCAAAAACATTGGTGTAATTTCCGAAGCTGGTTGTCCAGGTGTTGCCGACCCAGGTTCTGAAGTGGTTCGTCTCGCGCATTTAAATAATATCAAAGTGGTTCCCCTCGTTGGCCCCTCTTCCATCCTACTTGCATTAATGGCTTCAGGATTTAACGGACAAAGCTTTGCATTCAATGGATACTTACCCAAAGAAAGAGGTGAACGAATCAAGAAGATAAAAGAATTAGAAAAATTGGTTTACAATAAAAGTCAAACACAATTATTTATCGAAACGCCTTATCGCAACATGCATATTCTTGAAGATGTTCTTGCCTCATGCGAACCGAAAACACGATTGTGCATTGCCTGCGATATAACACTTCCAACGGAATTTATCAAAACAAAAAGTATTGGGGAATGGAAAAAACAAATTCCGGAAATCGCTAAACGACCTACACTCTTCTTAATATATAAGTAA
- a CDS encoding glycosyltransferase family 2 protein: protein MFWFFFVFEFFRFFLIEITTLVLWKFTSFFRKTRIADARLTLLEKNPFVSIIVPGKNEGKHIYKLANSLKEQTYQNFELIVIDDGSDDATPEICRSLKKSGYIDTYLRNDVRGGKASAANLGLRYSRGQYIIHLDADCSYDRDAIENILVPFYYDLNIGAIGGNVQVRNYKDSLCATLQAIEYMDTISVGRIASSELGIYRVISGAFGAFKKEALDRLGGWDIGPGLDGDITVKIRKLGYKIHFEPSAVCQTSVPDTFKKLIKQRLRWDKSLIRFRLRKHRDVFYPNDSFRWSNFISFVENITYNLILNVKWYFYIFDMIINFGSQLFFILPMNILLYTVNNIIKFLVFSPFRDRKNETVSYFMIYLPLMVFYFGYFLRIVRTTAYVQELFFKASYKDNWNPAKSSAHAKALKL from the coding sequence ATGTTCTGGTTCTTCTTTGTCTTTGAATTTTTCCGATTCTTCCTTATTGAAATCACTACCCTTGTACTTTGGAAGTTCACCAGTTTCTTTCGCAAGACGCGAATTGCCGATGCACGATTAACACTTCTCGAAAAAAATCCGTTTGTGTCAATCATTGTTCCCGGAAAAAATGAAGGGAAACATATTTATAAACTAGCGAACTCCTTAAAAGAGCAAACCTATCAGAATTTCGAATTGATTGTCATTGATGATGGTTCAGATGATGCGACTCCAGAAATTTGCAGAAGTTTAAAAAAATCGGGGTATATCGATACCTATTTAAGGAATGATGTAAGAGGAGGGAAGGCCTCTGCAGCCAATCTGGGCTTGCGCTATTCACGTGGTCAATACATCATCCATCTGGATGCCGATTGTTCGTATGATCGTGATGCCATTGAGAATATTTTGGTTCCTTTTTATTACGATTTGAACATTGGCGCGATTGGTGGAAATGTGCAAGTGCGAAATTATAAAGATAGTTTATGTGCTACGTTGCAAGCCATCGAGTACATGGATACCATTTCGGTGGGTAGGATTGCCTCCAGCGAATTAGGAATTTACCGTGTTATTTCCGGTGCATTCGGAGCATTTAAAAAAGAGGCACTTGACCGTTTGGGTGGTTGGGACATTGGTCCGGGTTTAGATGGCGACATCACCGTAAAAATCAGAAAGCTGGGTTATAAAATCCATTTTGAACCTTCAGCTGTTTGTCAAACAAGCGTTCCGGATACGTTTAAGAAACTGATCAAACAGCGTTTGCGTTGGGATAAATCACTGATTCGTTTTCGTTTGCGTAAACACCGCGATGTGTTTTATCCGAACGATTCCTTCCGTTGGTCCAACTTTATATCCTTCGTAGAAAACATTACTTATAATTTAATCCTGAATGTAAAATGGTATTTTTATATTTTCGATATGATTATTAATTTCGGATCTCAATTGTTTTTTATTCTTCCGATGAACATCTTGTTATATACGGTCAACAACATCATTAAATTTTTGGTGTTTTCTCCATTCCGTGATCGTAAGAACGAAACGGTTTCTTATTTTATGATTTACCTTCCGTTGATGGTATTCTATTTTGGTTATTTCTTGCGTATTGTTAGAACCACCGCCTATGTACAGGAGTTATTCTTCAAAGCATCGTATAAGGATAATTGGAATCCTGCGAAGTCGTCAGCACATGCAAAAGCATTAAAGCTTTAA
- a CDS encoding glycosyltransferase family 2 protein: MGNISVVIPLYNEEESLPELCEWIERVMTTFSYSYEVILIDDGSRDKSWTVIEAISAKNPNIRGIKFRRNYGKSAALNVGFEAVQGDVVITMDADLQDSPDEIPELYKMIADDGLDLVSGWKQKRYDPLSKTIPTKLFNWATRKASGINNLHDFNCGLKAYSKDVVKNIEVYGEMHRYIPVIAKWAGFTRIEEKVVQHRERKYGVTKFGLERFINGFLDLMSITFISKFGKRPMHIFGFWGTLSFLLGGGLSLYLIIEKMYKSAYAIPTRDVTDKPLFYLALVAMIIGTQLFLAGFIGELISAVLRTETSTKSKKALIVG; the protein is encoded by the coding sequence ATTGGGAACATTTCAGTTGTAATTCCTTTATATAACGAAGAAGAGTCCTTACCGGAATTGTGCGAATGGATTGAGCGGGTAATGACTACCTTTTCTTATTCCTACGAAGTTATCTTAATTGATGATGGCTCTAGAGACAAATCTTGGACTGTGATTGAGGCTATTTCTGCTAAAAATCCTAATATTAGAGGAATAAAATTCCGTAGAAATTATGGTAAGTCAGCTGCTCTAAACGTTGGTTTTGAAGCGGTACAAGGCGATGTGGTTATCACTATGGATGCCGATTTGCAAGATTCACCAGATGAAATTCCTGAATTGTATAAGATGATTGCGGATGATGGATTGGATTTGGTTTCCGGCTGGAAGCAAAAGCGCTACGATCCTCTTTCCAAAACAATTCCAACAAAATTATTCAACTGGGCAACCAGAAAAGCCAGTGGAATCAATAATTTGCACGATTTTAACTGTGGATTAAAAGCCTATAGCAAAGATGTTGTCAAAAATATTGAAGTTTATGGTGAAATGCACCGTTACATCCCTGTTATTGCAAAATGGGCAGGCTTTACAAGAATAGAGGAGAAGGTGGTTCAACACCGTGAACGCAAATATGGAGTAACCAAATTTGGTTTGGAGCGCTTTATCAATGGGTTCCTGGATTTAATGTCGATCACTTTTATTTCAAAATTCGGAAAACGACCAATGCACATTTTTGGTTTCTGGGGAACCTTGTCATTCCTTTTAGGTGGTGGACTTTCCCTGTATTTGATTATCGAAAAGATGTATAAATCGGCATACGCTATTCCAACTCGTGATGTGACTGATAAACCTTTATTTTATTTGGCTTTGGTAGCCATGATTATTGGTACTCAATTGTTCTTGGCAGGCTTTATTGGAGAACTTATTTCCGCAGTTCTTCGGACAGAAACAAGTACCAAATCGAAAAAAGCTTTAATAGTAGGTTAA
- a CDS encoding threonylcarbamoyl-AMP synthase encodes MLLRINPEKPNYDEIAQVVKCLRDGGVVIYPTDTVYGIGCDINKQRAVERVCKIKGIDPEKANFSFICSDLSHLADFTKPISTATYKVMKKALPGPFTFILEANNNVPKLFKSKKKTVGIRIPNNTICLEIVKQLGNPIMSTSVHDDDEIVEYTTDPELIHEKYKDIVDIVIAGGYGNNEASTVVDCSEGEFEIIRQGLGVLEEFL; translated from the coding sequence ATGCTTCTACGAATCAATCCTGAAAAACCGAATTACGATGAGATTGCACAAGTAGTAAAATGCTTGCGTGATGGTGGAGTTGTCATTTATCCTACTGATACGGTTTATGGAATTGGTTGTGACATTAACAAACAACGTGCTGTGGAACGTGTTTGTAAAATAAAAGGCATTGATCCCGAAAAAGCCAATTTCTCATTCATCTGCTCCGATTTAAGTCACCTTGCCGACTTCACCAAACCCATCAGCACCGCTACTTACAAAGTAATGAAAAAAGCTTTGCCGGGCCCGTTTACTTTTATCCTGGAAGCCAATAACAATGTTCCCAAATTATTTAAAAGCAAAAAAAAGACCGTAGGAATTCGAATACCAAACAATACCATTTGTTTGGAAATTGTAAAACAATTGGGCAATCCCATCATGAGCACGTCCGTTCACGATGATGATGAAATTGTTGAATACACCACCGACCCCGAATTGATTCACGAAAAGTATAAAGACATTGTCGACATTGTAATTGCCGGTGGCTATGGAAACAATGAAGCATCCACCGTTGTGGATTGCAGCGAAGGTGAATTTGAAATCATCCGACAAGGATTAGGTGTGTTGGAGGAGTTTTTGTAA
- a CDS encoding rhodanese-like domain-containing protein, whose protein sequence is MKKYIYILLPISILLFSFIKQEPLKKEQLIQPQELANMINNPKAVKPVIFNVGPVDQIKGAINIGAVNSEEGMKKLKFETSKIATDKEIVVYCGCCSSDNCPNIRPAIKHLNDNGYKKAKVLNIPVGIKEDWVQKGFPIEK, encoded by the coding sequence ATGAAAAAATACATTTACATCCTACTACCAATCTCTATACTTTTATTTTCTTTTATCAAACAGGAGCCCTTAAAAAAGGAGCAATTGATTCAGCCACAAGAGTTGGCAAACATGATTAATAATCCAAAAGCTGTAAAGCCGGTTATTTTTAATGTTGGGCCGGTGGATCAAATCAAAGGTGCAATCAATATTGGTGCAGTGAATTCGGAAGAAGGAATGAAAAAACTAAAGTTCGAAACAAGTAAAATTGCTACCGACAAAGAAATTGTAGTGTATTGTGGCTGTTGCTCTTCTGATAATTGTCCGAATATTCGTCCTGCTATCAAGCACCTAAACGACAATGGTTATAAAAAAGCCAAGGTGTTGAACATTCCGGTTGGAATTAAAGAAGACTGGGTTCAAAAAGGTTTCCCGATAGAAAAATAA
- a CDS encoding PD40 domain-containing protein, whose protein sequence is MKKIIFLFFASIAIVSCKAQLPPGEYTSTNKKAISAFESAIKYYQAGKDAEAEKEVLKAIEKDPNFIEPHLLYAEILQVKRQTEKAIDEYVKAISINPTFNLSNFYNLANLEVSIGRYEDAKKDYERFLKKQHINPDARESAERSLANCNFAINAMKNPVPFDPKNMGLAINTNLDEYFPAVTADEQTLLYTRNNRNEAKPLQEDFLISKKADNVWQTSTLIGNGINTEGNEGAPCLSVDGQLLFFVACQEKADGTYAGGRRGLGSCDIFYSEKVGEKWATPFNIGSSINTNQYETQPSFSADGKTLYFVSRRPGGIGETDIYVSTLNVNGVWSAARNLGPMINTPGKEESVFIHPDGKTLYFGSNGHVGMGNLDLYVSRMDEKGQWQTPVNLGYPINTYGDENSILVAASGNVAYFASNRVGGQGGLDLYQFDLYEGARPGKVTYAKGKVYDIKTKKPLGAHFELIDLETGLVMMESNANSGNGEFLMCLPIDKNYMLNASIDGYLFFSENYALKELADQMKPIVLDVPMQPIELENIMELKNVFFETAKFDLKPQSKAELDKVVAFLNKNKTISGELSGHTDNVGDKKMNQVLSQNRAKAVYDYLIAHGIDAKRLTYKGYGDTKPKVANDTDEHRQMNRRTEFKVLGK, encoded by the coding sequence ATGAAGAAAATTATTTTTTTATTTTTTGCATCCATTGCCATTGTTTCCTGTAAAGCGCAATTGCCTCCAGGTGAATATACATCTACCAATAAAAAGGCGATTTCTGCTTTTGAAAGCGCCATAAAGTATTATCAGGCCGGAAAAGATGCAGAAGCTGAAAAGGAAGTGTTAAAAGCCATTGAAAAAGATCCCAATTTTATTGAGCCTCATTTGTTGTATGCTGAAATTCTTCAGGTGAAACGTCAAACCGAAAAAGCCATTGACGAATATGTAAAAGCCATTTCTATCAACCCGACTTTTAATTTAAGCAATTTTTATAACCTTGCTAATTTGGAAGTCAGCATTGGTCGTTATGAGGATGCAAAAAAGGATTATGAACGTTTTTTGAAAAAACAACACATCAATCCCGATGCAAGAGAATCGGCAGAGCGTAGTTTGGCGAATTGCAATTTTGCCATCAATGCCATGAAAAATCCGGTTCCGTTTGATCCTAAAAATATGGGTTTGGCCATCAATACCAATTTGGATGAATATTTTCCTGCTGTTACTGCAGACGAACAAACCTTGTTGTACACACGAAACAATCGGAATGAAGCGAAACCTTTGCAGGAAGATTTTTTAATCAGTAAAAAGGCTGATAATGTTTGGCAAACTTCCACATTGATCGGGAATGGAATTAATACAGAAGGAAACGAAGGTGCTCCTTGCTTGTCGGTTGACGGTCAATTGTTATTTTTTGTAGCCTGCCAAGAAAAGGCTGATGGAACTTATGCAGGTGGTAGAAGAGGACTTGGTAGTTGTGATATTTTTTATTCTGAAAAAGTAGGTGAAAAATGGGCAACACCTTTTAATATTGGTAGTTCCATCAATACCAATCAATATGAAACACAACCTTCTTTTTCTGCAGATGGAAAAACACTTTATTTTGTGAGCAGACGACCGGGTGGAATTGGTGAAACTGATATTTATGTATCGACACTCAACGTAAATGGTGTATGGAGTGCCGCTCGTAACCTCGGTCCAATGATTAACACGCCCGGCAAAGAAGAGTCCGTATTTATTCATCCCGATGGAAAAACCTTGTATTTCGGTTCAAACGGACATGTAGGAATGGGGAATTTGGATTTATATGTTTCTCGAATGGATGAGAAAGGGCAATGGCAAACGCCTGTGAATTTGGGCTATCCAATCAATACGTATGGTGATGAAAATAGTATTCTTGTTGCTGCTTCCGGAAACGTAGCGTATTTCGCTTCGAATAGGGTAGGCGGACAAGGTGGATTGGATTTGTATCAATTTGATTTGTACGAAGGTGCTCGTCCGGGTAAAGTAACGTATGCGAAAGGGAAAGTGTATGATATCAAAACAAAAAAACCGCTGGGTGCTCACTTTGAATTGATTGATTTGGAAACAGGATTGGTGATGATGGAATCCAATGCCAACAGCGGCAACGGTGAGTTTTTAATGTGTTTGCCGATTGATAAAAATTATATGTTGAATGCCTCCATCGATGGGTATTTATTCTTTTCGGAGAATTATGCGCTGAAAGAGTTAGCAGATCAAATGAAACCAATTGTTTTGGATGTGCCGATGCAGCCCATCGAACTGGAAAACATTATGGAGTTAAAAAATGTGTTTTTCGAAACAGCAAAATTTGATTTAAAACCTCAGTCAAAAGCAGAGTTAGATAAAGTGGTTGCATTCCTAAATAAAAACAAAACCATTAGCGGGGAGTTGAGTGGACATACAGACAATGTAGGTGATAAAAAAATGAATCAGGTGCTTTCGCAAAATCGTGCAAAGGCGGTGTATGATTATTTGATTGCCCATGGAATTGATGCCAAGCGATTAACCTACAAAGGTTATGGTGACACCAAGCCAAAAGTAGCCAATGATACCGATGAACACCGTCAAATGAACAGAAGAACAGAGTTTAAAGTATTGGGAAAATAA
- a CDS encoding 7-carboxy-7-deazaguanine synthase QueE, with protein MEEFYTIQGEGFHSGKPAYFIRVGGCDVGCHWCDVKESWDASLHPLTHVDVIVENASKFPGKAVVVTGGEPSMYNMEYITNALKAKGIQTFIETSGAYLLTGNWDWVCLSPKKTSAPLPENFKKANELKMIIHNKHDFEWAEKNAALVSPDCKLFLQPEWSKSKEMMPFIVDYVMANPKWNVSLQTHKYMNIP; from the coding sequence ATGGAAGAATTTTATACCATTCAAGGGGAAGGCTTTCATTCGGGTAAACCTGCCTATTTTATCCGTGTTGGAGGATGTGATGTGGGTTGTCATTGGTGTGATGTGAAAGAAAGTTGGGACGCCTCCTTGCATCCCTTAACACATGTGGATGTGATTGTAGAAAATGCCAGTAAGTTTCCGGGTAAAGCAGTGGTGGTTACCGGTGGTGAACCCAGCATGTACAATATGGAATACATTACCAATGCTTTGAAAGCAAAAGGAATTCAAACGTTTATCGAAACATCTGGTGCATATTTATTGACCGGGAATTGGGATTGGGTCTGTTTGTCGCCCAAGAAAACAAGTGCTCCCTTGCCTGAAAATTTTAAGAAAGCGAATGAATTAAAAATGATCATTCACAATAAGCATGATTTTGAATGGGCAGAAAAAAATGCAGCCCTTGTTTCACCCGATTGTAAATTGTTTTTACAACCCGAATGGAGCAAAAGCAAGGAGATGATGCCATTTATTGTTGATTATGTTATGGCGAATCCGAAATGGAATGTTTCGTTGCAAACACATAAATACATGAACATTCCATAG
- the bshC gene encoding bacillithiol biosynthesis cysteine-adding enzyme BshC — translation MTLKKHTISFEETKQFSKLFLDYISGETKLRSFYAYAPEIDSFKQAIADKGKENTNRQLLVEVLLEQHKSLSNNALSIQNIQLLRDSKTFTVCTGHQLCLFTGPLYFIYKIISTINLAEALKKKYPEHNFVPVYWMTSEDHDFDEIASIHLFGKTLTWETNAGGAVGRLNTVSLSPLVAELNQILGTSENAKDLGELFSEAYLKNNSLAEATRSLVHHLFAAYGLVILDADDARLKSEFVDIIKDDISNNTNFKIVNKTIAELEKIGHKAQVNPREINVFKLSDNSRERIESATSEVLNLSPEVYSPNVVLRPLYQQKILPNIAYVGGPGELAYWFEYKAMFDHHGINFPILMPRNFALLSDEKASQQLQKLGLIPQDLFKDLDALTKEFVSKNASSDVSLKEQEAQLVKFYKELAEKVSVLDPTLKASVEAEAQKALAGLKNIENKLLKSEKQKQEININQIKKLKDKFLPEGILQERYDNFAPYYLKAGKQFIPDLKAAFDPFDFKLMILE, via the coding sequence ATGACGCTTAAAAAACACACGATTTCCTTCGAAGAAACAAAACAGTTTTCGAAACTGTTTTTAGATTATATAAGCGGAGAAACTAAACTCCGTTCTTTTTATGCGTATGCTCCTGAAATTGATTCGTTCAAACAAGCAATCGCAGATAAAGGAAAAGAGAACACCAACCGACAATTGTTAGTGGAAGTTCTTTTGGAACAGCATAAGAGCTTGAGCAACAATGCTCTGTCCATTCAAAACATTCAATTATTGAGGGACTCGAAAACATTTACAGTTTGCACTGGCCATCAATTATGTTTGTTTACCGGTCCGTTATACTTCATTTATAAAATTATCTCCACGATTAACTTAGCGGAAGCATTAAAAAAGAAATATCCGGAGCATAATTTTGTTCCGGTGTATTGGATGACTTCGGAAGACCATGATTTTGATGAAATTGCCTCCATTCACTTGTTTGGCAAAACATTAACATGGGAAACAAATGCCGGTGGAGCGGTTGGCCGACTAAATACTGTTTCTTTAAGCCCATTGGTTGCCGAATTGAATCAAATTTTAGGCACCTCCGAAAATGCAAAAGATTTAGGAGAATTGTTTTCGGAAGCGTATTTGAAAAATAACAGCTTGGCGGAAGCAACACGCTCTTTGGTGCATCATCTTTTTGCAGCTTATGGATTGGTTATTTTGGATGCGGATGATGCCCGTTTAAAATCAGAATTTGTTGACATTATCAAAGACGATATTTCAAATAATACCAATTTTAAAATCGTCAATAAAACTATTGCCGAATTAGAAAAAATCGGTCATAAAGCACAAGTGAATCCTCGTGAAATCAATGTGTTTAAATTGTCGGACAATAGTCGTGAACGTATTGAATCCGCCACTTCTGAAGTGTTAAATCTTTCTCCTGAAGTTTATAGCCCGAATGTCGTTTTACGTCCGCTCTATCAACAAAAAATATTACCCAACATTGCGTATGTTGGTGGTCCCGGTGAATTGGCATATTGGTTTGAATACAAAGCCATGTTCGATCATCATGGAATAAATTTCCCGATTTTGATGCCTCGTAATTTTGCTTTGTTAAGCGATGAAAAAGCGAGTCAGCAATTACAGAAATTAGGATTAATTCCTCAAGATTTGTTTAAAGATTTGGATGCTCTTACAAAAGAGTTTGTGAGTAAAAATGCATCATCCGATGTATCATTGAAAGAGCAGGAAGCACAGTTGGTGAAGTTTTACAAAGAATTAGCAGAGAAAGTGAGTGTTCTTGATCCTACATTAAAAGCAAGTGTGGAAGCGGAAGCGCAAAAAGCATTGGCCGGGTTGAAAAATATTGAGAATAAATTACTGAAGTCGGAAAAACAAAAGCAGGAAATAAATATCAATCAGATCAAAAAATTGAAAGATAAATTTTTGCCGGAAGGAATTTTGCAAGAACGATACGATAATTTTGCCCCCTATTATTTGAAAGCAGGCAAACAGTTTATCCCCGACTTAAAAGCAGCATTTGATCCGTTTGATTTTAAATTAATGATATTAGAATAG
- a CDS encoding NUDIX hydrolase, translating to MSNEHINPWKTLTSEKVYDSPWIGLTKHDVLNPNGNPGTYSVIHFKNMALGVLALDKDYNTWIVGQYRYPINQYSWEIPEGGGKWDVDQLDSAKRELLEETGITATKWTKIQEMHLSNSASDEFCILYIAQDLSFGEAQPEDNEQLEVKKIHFNELYQLVEEGEITDSLTVAAVLKVKLMLLEGKV from the coding sequence ATGAGCAACGAACACATCAACCCTTGGAAAACCTTAACATCAGAAAAAGTGTACGATTCACCATGGATTGGACTTACCAAGCATGATGTTTTAAATCCGAATGGCAACCCGGGAACCTATTCCGTGATTCATTTCAAAAACATGGCGTTGGGTGTGTTGGCTTTGGATAAAGATTATAATACCTGGATAGTCGGACAATACCGTTATCCGATTAATCAATATTCTTGGGAAATACCTGAAGGTGGCGGCAAATGGGATGTTGACCAATTGGATTCGGCAAAACGAGAATTATTGGAAGAAACTGGAATAACAGCTACCAAATGGACAAAAATACAAGAGATGCATTTGAGCAATTCGGCAAGCGATGAGTTTTGCATTTTATACATTGCACAAGACTTGAGTTTTGGAGAAGCACAACCGGAGGACAATGAACAATTAGAAGTAAAAAAAATTCATTTTAATGAATTGTATCAACTGGTGGAAGAAGGTGAAATTACGGATAGTTTAACCGTAGCTGCTGTTTTAAAAGTAAAGTTGATGCTATTAGAAGGAAAAGTTTAA